In Scleropages formosus chromosome 20, fSclFor1.1, whole genome shotgun sequence, a single window of DNA contains:
- the LOC108926331 gene encoding protein ELFN1-like, with product MTQESQMAYHGGVAMSAFFWWVALLSLLQTVGVRGDCWLIEGEKGFVWLAICSQNQPPYEAIPQHINSTIVDLRLNENKIKSIHYSSLCRFGNLTYLNLTKNEITYIEDGAFSAQFNLQVLQLGFNKLRNLTEGILRGLGKLQYLYLQANLIETVTPNAFWECPNIENIDLSMNRIQMLDGAIFTSLNKLTTCELYTNPFNCSCELLGFLKWLSFFPNRTNERMVCDSPPGYSGYSLLSQNPNMPTFRNAFHILSTVCKDEYVTLDITGPPDTTTLSQYSTPCGLEDCSSGTEPDETISIITPYIDLDLSVPIMKVKKVTHNSAVIVVQIPHPFKKMYILVLYNNSFFTDIKNLKNQKEEIELKNLKAHTYYTYCVVSIRNSLRFNHTCITISTGPKNEKERVVNNSTATHYIMTILGCLFGMVIVLGLVYYCLRKKRHQDEKHKKAGNIKKNLIELKYGAELESGTISQLSQKQIMASENIPRMPYLPSSGEMEQYKLQDISETPKTAKGNYIEVRTGEQPDLRECDRPISGNNQGSVAEISTIAKEVDKVNQIINNCIDALKSESTSFQGVKSGAVSTVEPQLVLISEQPQSKSGFLSPAYKDAYHHPLQRHHSMEAPPKCSSTSSSGSVRSPRSFRSEGAYKSETKYIEKASPTAETILKVTPAAAILRAEAEKIRQYSEHRHSYPGSHQGEQMEGPGSRKPSILEPLTRSRPRDLAYSQLSPQYHNLSYSSSPEYSCKPAHSIWERFKLHRKRHKEEEYMAAGHALRKKVQFAKDEDLHDILDYWKGVSAQQKS from the coding sequence ATGACTCAAGAATCGCAGATGGCATATCATGGAGGTGTAGCAATGAGTGCCTTTTTCTGGTGGGTGGCGCTACTTTCCTTGTTGCAGACTGTAGGAGTCAGAGGGGACTGCTGGCTCATCGAGGGCGAAAAGGGATTTGTGTGGTTGGCAATTTGCAGCCAGAACCAGCCGCCTTATGAGGCCATTCCCCAGCATATCAACAGCACCATCGTGGACCTACGTCTCAATGAGAACAAGATCAAAAGCATCCACTACTCCTCCCTCTGCCGCTTTGGCAACCTAACGTACCTGAACTTGACCAAGAATGAGATTACGTACATAGAGGATGGGGCCTTTTCTGCGCAGTTCAACCTACAGGTCCTTCAGCTGGGCTTCAACAAGCTTCGAAACCTGACTGAGGGCATTCTTCGGGGCTTGGGTAAATTGCAGTACCTCTACCTCCAAGCCAACCTAATTGAAACAGTGACACCCAATGCCTTCTGGGAATGCCCCAACATTGAAAACATAGACCTTTCAATGAACCGCATCCAGATGCTGGATGGGGCAATTTTCACAAGTTTGAACAAGCTCACCACTTGTGAGCTCTACACAAATCCCTTCAACTGCTCCTGTGAGCTCCTGGGTTTCCTCAAGTGGCTCTCATTTTTCCCCAACAGGACAAATGAGCGCATGGTATGTGACTCTCCCCCGGGTTATTCTGGCTACAGTCTCCTAAGCCAAAATCCAAATATGCCCACATTTCGCAATGCCTTCCACATACTCTCTACAGTTTGCAAGGACGAGTATGTGACTCTAGACATCACCGGGCCTCCGGACACTACAACACTTTCACAGTACTCAACCCCGTGTGGACTTGAGGACTGCTCTTCAGGTACTGAACCCGACGAAACCATAAGCATCATTACCCCATACATTGATCTCGACCTTTCAGTGCCAATTatgaaagttaaaaaagtgacacacaatAGTGCCGTCATCGTGGTCCAGATCCCTCATCCGTTCAAGAAAATGTATATCCTGGTTCTCTACAACAATAGCTTCTTCACTGAtataaaaaatctgaaaaatcaaaaagaggaaattgaactgaaaaatcTCAAAGCCCATACATACTACACATACTGTGTTGTTTCCATACGCAATTCCTTGCGATTCAACCATACTTGCATCACAATCTCCACAGGTCCCAAGAATGAAAAGGAGAGAGTCGTTAACAACTCCACAGCCACGCACTATATTATGACCATCCTGGGTTGTCTCTTCGGAATGGTGATTGTTTTAGGGCTGGTCTACTACTGTTTACGGAAAAAAAGGCATCAGGATGAAAAGCATAAAAAGGCAGGCAACATTAAGAAAAACTTAATCGAACTTAAGTACGGGGCTGAACTCGAAAGTGGAACCATATCCCAGTTGTCCCAAAAGCAAATCATGGCTAGTGAGAACATACCCCGCATGCCATACCTACCATCCAGCGGTGAAATGGAGCAGTACAAACTTCAGGATATAAGCGAAACTCCTAAAACAGCTAAGGGAAACTACATAGAGGTGCGCACTGGGGAGCAGCCCGATCTGAGAGAATGCGACAGGCCCATTTCCGGGAACAACCAAGGCTCCGTAGCTGAAATCTCCACTATTGCCAAAGAGGTAGATAAAGTAAACCAGATCATTAACAACTGTATAGACGCACTCAAGTCAGAATCTACATCATTTCAAGGGGTAAAATCTGGAGCTGTTTCCACAGTAGAGCCCCAGTTAGTGCTCATTTCAGAGCAGCCACAGAGCAAGTCTGGCTTCTTGTCTCCTGCATACAAAGATGCGTACCACCACCCACTGCAGAGGCACCACAGCATGGAGGCTCCTCCCAAGTGCTCCAGCACCTCTTCCAGTGGCTCCGTACGGAGCCCCAGGTCCTTCCGATCGGAGGGAGCGTACAAATCGGAGACCAAGTACATTGAGAAGGCGTCGCCCACAGCCGAAACCATCCTGAAGGTCACGCCGGCTGCCGCTATTCTGAGGGCAGAGGCAGAAAAGATACGCCAGTACAGCGAGCACCGGCACTCCTACCCCGGCTCACACCAAGGGGAGCAGATGGAGGGGCCCGGGAGCCGCAAGCCTTCTATCCTGGAGCCCCTGACAAGGTCCCGCCCCAGGGACCTCGCCTACTCCCAGCTCTCGCCACAATACCACAACTTAAGCTACTCCTCCAGTCCTGAGTACTCCTGCAAACCAGCCCACAGCATCTGGGAGCGTTTCAAGTTGCACCGCAAGCGCCACAAAGAGGAGGAATACATGGCAGCAGGCCACGCCCTGCGCAAAAAAGTGCAGTTCGCCAAGGATGAGGACTTGCATGACATTTTAGACTACTGGAAGGGCGTATCGGCACAGCAGAAATCTTGA